The following are encoded together in the Bombus fervidus isolate BK054 chromosome 10, iyBomFerv1, whole genome shotgun sequence genome:
- the LOC139991549 gene encoding translation machinery-associated protein 7 homolog, whose amino-acid sequence MSGREGGKKKPLKAPKKESKVLDEEDVAFKQKQKEQQKALAEAAKKASQRGPLVTGGIKKSGKK is encoded by the coding sequence ATGTCTGGCCGCGAAGGTGGTAAGAAAAAGCCCCTGAAGGCACCGAAGAAGGAATCAAAAGTATTGGATGAAGAAGATGTAGCATTCAAGCAAAAACAAAAGGAACAGCAGAAAGCGCTTGCTGAAGCTGCAAAGAAAGCAAGTCAAAGGGGTCCTCTTGTCACTGGTGGTATAAAGAAATCTGGCAAAAAGTGA
- the Dhfr gene encoding dihydrofolate reductase: protein MNLNLIAAACEGMGIGVKGTLPWKLKSEMAFFTSMTTNTKDSNKKNVVLMGRRTWECIPEKYKPLKNRINIVLTSQPLDYGDDAIVCKSIPHALEVIKKPTLKDQIEGIWVIGGSSVYKEAMESPNFHRLYLTRVKKHFVCDTFFPAIPNNFVLINDPNIPQGVQEENDIEFIYEVYEKKIDFSI, encoded by the exons ATGAACTTAAATTTAATTGCGGCAGCATGTGAGGGGATGGGTATTGGTGTAAAAGGAACATTACCATGGAAACTCAA AAGTGAAATGGCATTCTTTACGTCTATGACAACGAATACGAAGGActcaaataaaaagaatgttGTTTTAATGGGACGAAGGACGTGGGAATGTATTCCAGAGAAGTACAAACCattaaaaaatcgaataaacATAGTACTTACGTCACAGCCTTT AGATTATGGGGATGATGCGATAGTATGCAAAAGTATTCCACATGCTCTCGAAGTTATTAAAAAACCTACATTAAAAGATCAAATCGAAGGTATATGGGTAATAGGTGGAAGTTCCGTATACAAG GAAGCAATGGAATCTCCGAACTTTCACCGATTATATTTGACAAGAGTGAAAAAGCATTTTGTTTGTGATACCTTTTTCCCAGCTATtcctaataattttgttttgatAAA tGATCCTAACATTCCTCAGGGCGttcaagaagaaaatgatatagAATTCATATATGAAgtgtatgaaaaaaaaatagatttttctatctga
- the Hint1 gene encoding histidine triad nucleotide binding protein 1, producing MRLLLNLAINSCKRLPYFNANLSHRTPCWRKMATEVEKAQTAAPSEDTIFGKILRKEIPCNFIYEDDQCVAFHDINGQAPVHFLVIPRKPIPQLSTAEDGDETLLGHLMIVAHKVAKQQGLNDGFRLVINDGKHGAQSVYHLHLHVLGGRQMKWPPG from the exons ATGAGACTGCTTTTAAATCTCGCTATAAATTCATGTAAACGTCTACCATATTTCAATGCTAATCTATCACATCGTACTCCATGCTGGAGAAAAATGGCGACCGAAGTTGAAAAAGCCCAAACTGCAGCTCCCTCGGAAGATACAATTTTCGGAAAGATACTGCGTAAAGAAATACCTTGTAATTTCATTTACGAGGATGACCAG TGCGTTGCATTTCATGACATTAACGGCCAAGCACCGGTGCATTTCCTGGTGATTCCACGAAAACCAATTCCACAACTTTCAACTGCCGAAGACGGGGACGAAACTTTGTTGGGTCATTTAATGATAGTTGCTCATAAGGTAGCGAAGCAACAAGGTCTAAATGATGGATTTCGTTTAGTCATCAACGATGGCAAGCATGGTGCACAATCGGTCTATCATTTGCATCTACATGTCCTCGGTGGTCGTCAAATGAAGTGGCCACCTGGTTAA
- the LOC139991533 gene encoding cyclin-dependent kinase 4, translating into MAGTSRRPSSELGPDLSSPTPPKKSKFSETSIEGTSEKEHDLSTEKLESVEKLTSTSSLPKNTIELIPGSESETNPFQISEESLDSTKQLIQTNLEGPANVTAGSSKEGQFGSFETIIQMKYSGQEELSGSSSKRSESDSDVQIQTSLLGEDASYQELSLIGNGAYGTVYKAKDLNTGQVVALKKVRVPLTADGLPTSTLREIATLKQLERFEHPHIVRLLDVCQGNYLHLPSADGMSERLDRGLTLWLVFEHVERDLASYMSSCSESGIPSHLLKQMSQEILKGVEFLHSHRIIHRDLKPQNLLVSREGRIKIADFGLAKTYDFEMRLTSVVVTQWYRAPEVLLGCSYATAVDIWSVGCILAELSILEPLFPGTSEGDQLDRIFRTIGTPPCEEWPENVSLSWTAFPYRVPKPLESIIPDLNEHGLDLIKSMLMFDPHRRLTAAQALRHRYFAEDDS; encoded by the exons ATGGCTGGAACATCTCGACGTCCGAGCTCAGAGCTCGGACCTGATCTGTCGTCTCCAACACCACCGAAGAAGTCCAAGTTCTCCGAGACTTCGATCGAGGGAACATCCGAGAAGGAGCATGACTTGAGCACGGAAAAATTGGAGAGCGTGGAGAAATTAACGAGTACGAGTTCCTTGCCCAAGAACACGATCGAATTGATACCGGGCAGCGAGTCGGAGACGAATCCTTTCCAAATCAGCGAGGAATCTTTGGACAGCACCAAGCAACTGATCCAAACTAACTTGGAGGGGCCGGCGAACGTGACGGCTGGCTCCTCGAAGGAAGGACAGTTTGGTAGCTTTGAAACGATCATACAAATGAAGTACAGTGGTCAGGAAGAACTGTCTGGTAGCTCTAGCAAGAGGTCAGAGTCGGATAGCGATGTACAAATTCAGACTTCTTTACTCGGCGAGGATGCATCGTATCAGGAATTGTCTTTGATCGGCAATGGAGCTTACGGTACCGTTTACAAGGCCAAAGACTTGAATACGGGACAAGTCGTAGCgctaaaaaaagttagggtgCCGCTGACAGCAGATGGACTACCCACGTCTACATTAAGAGAAATAGCTACCTTGAAACAGCTCGAAAGATTCGAGCATCCTCACATT GTGAGACTGTTGGACGTTTGTCAAGGGAATTATCTACACTTGCCTTCCGCCGATGGGATGTCGGAGAGGCTAGATCGAGGGTTGACTTTATGGTTGGTGTTCGAACACGTAGAAAGGGATTTAGCGTCTTACATGTCCTCCTGTTCAGAGTCAGGTATCCCGTCTCATCTGCTGAAACAAATGTCGCAGGAGATACTGAAAGGAGTCGAATTTTTACACAGTCACAGGATCATTCATAGGGATTTGAAACCACAAAATCTTTTGGTATCCCGAGAGGGGAGAATAAAGATCGCAGATTTTGGATTGGCGAAAACGTACGACTTTGAAATGAGATTGACTTCTGTG GTCGTGACGCAGTGGTATCGCGCACCGGAAGTCCTCCTGGGCTGCTCTTATGCCACCGCTGTTGACATTTGGTCTGTAGGATGCATATTAGCAGAATTGAGTATACTTGAACCTCTTTTCCCAGGTACAAGCGAAGGCGATCAACTTGATAGGATTTTCCG AACAATTGGAACTCCGCCGTGTGAAGAATGGCCAGAAAATGTGTCCCTTAGTTGGACAGCTTTCCCTTATAGGGTACCAAAACCTCTTGAGTCAATAATACCTGATCTCAATGAGCACGGattagatttaattaaaagtatgCTTATGTTTGATCCTCATAGACGATTAACTGCAGCTCAGGCTCTCAGACATCGGTATTTCGCTGAAGACGACTCGTGA